A window of Campylobacter pinnipediorum subsp. pinnipediorum contains these coding sequences:
- the purE gene encoding 5-(carboxyamino)imidazole ribonucleotide mutase has protein sequence MKFVSIMMGSKSDYDIVSEATRMFDKFGIKYELIITSAHRSPERTQEYIKQAEEKGVQVFIAAAGMAAHLAGAVAANTTKPVIGVPMDASALNGVDALYSTVQMPSGMPVATLAIGKAGIINSVYLAMQILALNDDDLAKKLKDDREAKKEALKQDSAKVEVML, from the coding sequence ATGAAATTTGTATCTATAATGATGGGTAGCAAGAGTGATTATGATATAGTTAGTGAAGCGACTAGAATGTTTGATAAGTTTGGGATTAAATATGAACTTATAATTACTTCAGCACATAGAAGCCCTGAAAGAACTCAAGAGTACATAAAACAAGCTGAGGAAAAAGGAGTTCAAGTATTTATAGCTGCTGCTGGAATGGCTGCTCATCTTGCTGGTGCTGTTGCTGCAAATACTACAAAACCAGTTATAGGTGTTCCTATGGATGCTAGTGCTTTAAATGGTGTTGATGCTCTTTATTCTACTGTTCAAATGCCAAGTGGTATGCCAGTAGCAACACTTGCTATAGGCAAAGCAGGTATTATAAACTCAGTATATTTGGCTATGCAAATTTTAGCTTTAAATGATGATGATCTAGCAAAAAAACTAAAAGATGATAGAGAGGCAAAAAAAGAGGCTTTAAAACAAGATTCTGCTAAAGTCGAGGTTATGCTTTAA
- a CDS encoding DUF3972 domain-containing protein, which produces MQTFLKIDEFCKLVHLNREVIDEMIQRGVLNTRKDGDEIYIEASQGTMSIVPSSNANLTQNMQALPGESFVEKTIGTILNLHEKVLDAKDETLETLKNENKFLKEALFSMQELYDEDRKSIQTLTTQLKISQDEVEFLKRKYKLMWNKAVDNFKET; this is translated from the coding sequence ATGCAGACATTTTTAAAAATAGATGAATTTTGCAAATTAGTTCATCTAAACCGTGAAGTTATAGATGAGATGATACAAAGAGGTGTTCTAAATACTCGCAAAGATGGAGATGAGATATACATAGAGGCTAGTCAAGGGACTATGAGTATTGTTCCATCTTCAAATGCAAATTTGACTCAAAATATGCAAGCTTTACCAGGAGAGAGCTTTGTTGAAAAGACAATAGGAACTATATTAAATCTACATGAAAAAGTTTTGGATGCAAAAGATGAAACCTTAGAAACATTAAAAAATGAAAATAAATTTTTAAAAGAAGCTCTTTTTTCTATGCAAGAACTTTATGATGAAGATAGAAAAAGTATACAGACATTAACCACTCAACTTAAAATTTCTCAAGATGAGGTTGAATTTTTAAAAAGAAAATATAAATTGATGTGGAATAAAGCTGTTGATAATTTTAAGGAAACCTAA
- the glyQ gene encoding glycine--tRNA ligase subunit alpha — protein MTFSEIILNLQSYWQENGCVILQPYDMPAGAGTYHQATFLRSLGKKPWAAAYVAPSRRPTDGRYGENPNRLGAYYQFQVLIKPSPENIQELYLKSLERLGLDLKKHDIRFVEDNWESPTLGAWGLGWEVWLDGMEVTQFTYFQQVGGIACELVSGEITYGLERLAMYLQNKDNVYDIVWDDKNNLVTYGDVHKQGEYEWSKYNFEVADVNMLFAQFDNAFNECKRALDAEIALPAYDYCMLAAHTFNVLDARGAISVTQRQDYILKIRELAKSCALTYLKSQEQK, from the coding sequence ATAACTTTTTCAGAGATTATTTTAAACTTGCAAAGCTATTGGCAGGAAAATGGTTGCGTGATACTTCAGCCTTATGATATGCCCGCTGGTGCCGGAACTTATCATCAGGCTACTTTTTTAAGAAGCCTTGGTAAAAAACCATGGGCAGCTGCCTATGTAGCTCCATCTCGCCGTCCAACAGATGGAAGATATGGCGAAAATCCAAATCGTTTGGGGGCTTATTATCAATTTCAGGTTTTAATAAAGCCAAGCCCTGAAAACATACAAGAGTTATATTTAAAAAGCTTAGAGAGACTAGGACTTGATCTTAAAAAACATGATATTCGTTTTGTAGAAGATAACTGGGAGAGTCCTACACTTGGTGCTTGGGGTCTTGGTTGGGAAGTATGGCTTGATGGTATGGAAGTTACTCAATTTACATATTTTCAACAAGTTGGCGGCATAGCTTGCGAGCTTGTTAGCGGAGAGATAACATATGGTCTTGAGCGTTTGGCTATGTATTTGCAAAACAAAGATAATGTATATGATATAGTTTGGGATGATAAAAACAATCTAGTAACTTATGGAGATGTTCATAAGCAAGGCGAGTATGAATGGAGTAAATATAATTTTGAAGTTGCTGATGTAAATATGCTTTTTGCTCAATTTGATAATGCTTTCAATGAATGCAAACGAGCTTTGGATGCAGAGATAGCTCTTCCTGCTTATGATTATTGTATGCTTGCAGCACATACTTTTAATGTTCTTGATGCAAGAGGCGCTATAAGTGTAACACAAAGGCAAGATTATATTTTAAAAATTCGTGAACTTGCAAAAAGTTGCGCTTTGACATATTTAAAATCTCAAGAACAAAAATGA
- a CDS encoding Nif3-like dinuclear metal center hexameric protein encodes MKIKEIYDILNQIAPFESQEKWDNSGVLIGNMQSEFERIYLSLDLDSELIDEVLPNSLIITHHPLIFRGLKNISLDAYPSSIIAKMITKNITLISMHTNYDKFVLNEYFTKDILGFDIVKKDDFLIYCDVDFKFSELVDFVKQKLDIKQIKTTFVKQDIKNVAICTGSGMDLLSMVKADVFLTGDIKYHQALEAKENGINLIDINHYESERYFGASLMKYLQNIKIKVIITNSKNPFVYC; translated from the coding sequence ATGAAAATAAAAGAAATTTATGATATTTTAAATCAAATTGCACCTTTTGAATCCCAAGAAAAATGGGATAATAGTGGCGTATTGATAGGAAATATGCAAAGCGAGTTTGAAAGAATTTATTTAAGCTTGGATTTAGATAGCGAGCTTATAGATGAAGTTTTGCCAAATTCTTTGATTATTACTCATCATCCTTTGATTTTTAGGGGGCTAAAAAATATTAGCTTGGATGCATATCCAAGTAGTATTATTGCAAAAATGATAACAAAAAATATTACTCTGATTAGTATGCATACAAATTATGACAAATTTGTTTTGAATGAATACTTTACAAAAGATATCTTGGGTTTTGATATAGTAAAAAAAGATGATTTTTTGATATATTGTGATGTTGATTTTAAATTTAGCGAGCTTGTGGATTTTGTAAAGCAAAAGCTTGATATTAAGCAAATCAAAACAACTTTTGTCAAGCAAGATATAAAAAATGTAGCAATTTGCACCGGAAGTGGAATGGATTTGTTATCTATGGTTAAAGCAGATGTTTTTTTAACAGGAGATATAAAATACCATCAAGCACTTGAAGCTAAGGAAAATGGCATAAATTTAATAGACATAAATCACTATGAAAGTGAGCGATATTTTGGTGCTTCTTTGATGAAATATTTGCAAAATATTAAAATAAAAGTTATAATCACTAATTCAAAAAACCCATTTGTGTATTGTTAA
- a CDS encoding zinc ribbon domain-containing protein encodes MNKYLEQLVKLSKFDKDIDSFGLRVEDVEKVLRATRQEFEELNEKIEKIDNDLAELKTQKSKTNAHIAEFSNKIKDVSKKSSSAKTEKEVKALGLEEEIAKEQLEAANEEIARLEKISAAKLEEKEECEDKKAELQTKLNEIEKEISSELESIEKEREEIYAQKNKLISQMNQKIITFYEKIRKWAGNTAVVPVRKQACYGCFMQINDKTFSSVIKAEDIITCPHCGRILYKETK; translated from the coding sequence ATGAATAAATATTTAGAGCAGTTGGTTAAGCTTTCAAAATTTGATAAAGACATAGATAGTTTTGGTCTTAGAGTTGAAGATGTTGAAAAGGTTTTAAGAGCTACAAGGCAAGAATTTGAAGAGTTAAACGAAAAGATAGAAAAGATAGATAATGATTTAGCTGAGTTAAAAACTCAAAAATCAAAAACAAATGCCCATATAGCTGAATTTTCAAATAAGATAAAAGATGTTTCAAAAAAGAGTTCATCTGCTAAAACTGAAAAAGAGGTAAAAGCTCTTGGTCTTGAAGAAGAGATAGCAAAAGAACAATTAGAAGCAGCTAATGAAGAGATAGCAAGACTTGAAAAAATTTCAGCAGCTAAATTAGAAGAAAAAGAAGAGTGTGAAGACAAAAAAGCTGAGCTTCAAACAAAGCTTAATGAGATAGAAAAAGAGATTAGTTCAGAGCTTGAAAGTATAGAAAAAGAGCGTGAAGAGATATATGCTCAGAAAAATAAACTAATATCTCAAATGAATCAAAAAATCATTACATTTTATGAAAAAATTAGAAAATGGGCTGGAAACACAGCTGTTGTTCCTGTTAGAAAACAGGCTTGTTATGGATGTTTTATGCAGATAAATGATAAAACTTTTTCATCTGTAATTAAGGCAGAAGATATAATCACTTGTCCTCATTGTGGAAGAATTTTATATAAAGAAACTAAATAG
- the waaA gene encoding lipid IV(A) 3-deoxy-D-manno-octulosonic acid transferase, which produces MIAIYYFLALIAWFIGAIPLLFLTIKKKYRHSLPARFFLFKNPRLKSSNVHFHACSFGEIIALKSILNLFDSKAITTITKTGFDEASKICKNTRFLPFEIFLPFWLKPSKVLVIFEAELWLMLVFVAKIHKTKIMLINARISDRSYQRYLKFSFFYKKIFSYIDVVYTQSDIDKKRLEQLGAKNIKICGNIKSANVLKPNKIYQKPKERTIIFASTHKGEEELLLKDFKLSKSDKLLIAPRHPERFNEVILFTSKWCDNNGYEFKKFSENNDINAQVVVIDTLGELVNLYAISDIVILCGSFLPDIGGHNPIEVAQFNNVLISGNYIFNQKALFSMLDDVYFADYSQINELLNKNLKQCSITNKADIKEIIQDIKDTI; this is translated from the coding sequence TTGATAGCGATTTATTATTTTTTGGCTCTGATAGCTTGGTTTATCGGAGCTATACCTTTACTTTTTTTAACAATCAAAAAAAAATATAGACATTCACTGCCGGCTAGATTTTTTCTTTTTAAAAATCCAAGGCTAAAATCATCTAATGTTCATTTTCATGCTTGTTCTTTTGGTGAGATAATTGCTTTAAAGTCAATTTTAAATCTTTTTGATAGCAAAGCTATAACCACAATAACAAAAACAGGATTTGATGAGGCTAGTAAAATTTGTAAAAATACACGTTTCTTACCATTTGAGATTTTTTTACCTTTTTGGTTAAAGCCAAGCAAAGTTTTAGTTATATTTGAAGCAGAGCTTTGGCTTATGCTTGTCTTTGTTGCTAAGATTCATAAAACAAAAATCATGCTTATAAATGCAAGAATTTCAGATAGAAGTTATCAAAGATATTTGAAATTTAGTTTTTTTTATAAAAAGATTTTTAGCTATATTGATGTAGTTTATACTCAAAGTGATATAGATAAAAAAAGACTGGAACAACTTGGAGCAAAAAATATAAAAATTTGCGGAAACATAAAATCAGCAAATGTCTTAAAGCCAAACAAAATTTATCAAAAACCAAAAGAGCGAACGATAATTTTTGCTAGCACACATAAAGGTGAAGAGGAATTATTGCTAAAAGATTTTAAATTATCAAAATCAGATAAGCTTCTTATCGCACCAAGACATCCTGAAAGATTTAATGAGGTTATATTGTTTACTAGTAAATGGTGTGATAATAACGGCTATGAGTTTAAAAAATTTAGTGAAAATAATGATATAAATGCCCAAGTTGTTGTGATAGACACTCTTGGAGAGCTTGTAAATTTATATGCTATAAGTGATATAGTTATTCTTTGTGGAAGTTTTTTGCCTGATATAGGCGGTCACAACCCAATAGAAGTAGCCCAATTTAACAATGTTCTTATAAGTGGTAATTATATTTTTAATCAAAAAGCTCTATTTTCAATGTTAGATGATGTTTATTTTGCTGATTATTCGCAGATAAATGAACTTTTAAATAAAAATCTAAAACAATGTTCTATCACAAACAAAGCGGATATAAAAGAAATAATACAAGATATCAAGGATACAATATGA
- a CDS encoding RluA family pseudouridine synthase, with product MNQEKAYKLLALQEGISNNEAKELIDSGLVFAKGQKLAIARAMLNINTKFTVQKLQEPKKIFEDENLIAIDKPAFITSEKISEMYKTPLLHRLDRETSGVLLLVKNEEFAKIAINEFKNMRVKKTYVAAVKGIFSEEVLVNEPILTIKGKGGAISKISKDGKEAISRVSPLMVVGKKTLLKVEIDTGRTHQIRVHLASLNAPIVGDEKYGKNRANRMFLHAYSIEILKYKFKSFLPSEFNTLGFEISKKYEI from the coding sequence ATGAATCAAGAAAAAGCTTATAAGCTACTAGCTTTACAAGAGGGAATTTCAAATAATGAAGCAAAAGAGCTTATAGATAGTGGACTTGTTTTTGCAAAAGGTCAAAAACTTGCCATAGCAAGAGCTATGTTAAATATCAATACAAAATTTACGGTTCAAAAACTACAAGAACCCAAAAAAATATTTGAAGATGAAAACCTAATAGCCATAGACAAACCAGCATTTATTACAAGTGAAAAGATAAGCGAAATGTATAAAACACCACTTTTACATAGACTTGATAGGGAGACAAGCGGTGTTTTGCTTCTAGTCAAAAATGAAGAATTTGCTAAAATAGCCATTAATGAGTTTAAAAATATGCGAGTTAAAAAGACATATGTAGCGGCTGTAAAAGGTATATTTAGCGAAGAAGTTTTGGTGAACGAGCCAATACTTACCATAAAAGGTAAAGGCGGTGCTATATCAAAGATATCAAAAGATGGCAAAGAAGCCATTAGTAGAGTTTCTCCTCTTATGGTTGTTGGTAAAAAAACTCTTTTAAAAGTTGAGATAGATACTGGTAGAACACATCAGATAAGAGTGCATTTGGCTAGCTTAAATGCTCCTATTGTAGGAGATGAAAAATACGGTAAAAATAGGGCGAATAGAATGTTTTTACATGCTTATAGTATCGAGATACTAAAATACAAATTTAAATCATTCTTGCCTAGCGAGTTTAATACTCTTGGTTTTGAAATTTCAAAAAAATATGAAATTTAA
- the ffh gene encoding signal recognition particle protein, producing the protein MFEQISESFRLALSKVRFVDDEKALKNAMDVLKKALLKADVHHKVTKDLLVSIENDMKQGTIGQKQFLDAIKSNLTTVLTAPGNQGFVYASVAPTTVLMAGLQGSGKTTTTVKLASYLKLRKKRVLIAACDLQRLAAVEQLRQLCEANEIDLFYIENETDPKKVAKEALSKAKSGLYDVLLVDTAGRLAIDEKLMQEIQDIKNIVNPHEIFYVADAMSGQDGVKSASKFNEVLNISGVILSKFDSDSKGGVAISVAKQLQIPLRFVGVGEKVSDLESFIPDRIVSRIMGEGDLATLVEKTSTIIDEKEAKRLSQKIKKGRFNFNDFLDQMESVKKLGSMKSLLGMIPGMSNMANQIKDIDLENSKEILHIRAMINSMTKKERENPDLLNNSRKRRLAAGSGLSQVEVNRFLKQFENASKLAKKFSGKGGAKGLANMLAQANLKRPV; encoded by the coding sequence GTGTTTGAACAAATAAGTGAATCTTTTAGATTAGCCCTAAGTAAAGTTCGTTTTGTTGATGACGAAAAAGCATTAAAAAATGCTATGGATGTTCTAAAAAAAGCACTATTAAAAGCAGATGTTCATCATAAAGTTACAAAAGATTTATTAGTATCTATAGAAAACGATATGAAACAAGGCACTATAGGGCAAAAACAATTTTTAGATGCTATAAAATCCAATCTAACAACAGTTTTAACAGCGCCGGGTAATCAAGGCTTTGTTTATGCTAGTGTTGCTCCTACTACAGTTTTGATGGCTGGTCTTCAAGGTTCAGGTAAGACAACCACCACTGTTAAGTTAGCAAGTTATTTAAAGCTTAGAAAAAAAAGAGTTTTGATAGCTGCTTGTGACTTACAAAGACTAGCAGCCGTTGAGCAGCTTCGCCAGCTTTGTGAAGCAAATGAGATAGACCTTTTTTATATAGAAAATGAAACAGACCCTAAAAAAGTAGCCAAAGAGGCACTATCTAAGGCTAAAAGCGGTCTTTATGATGTTTTATTGGTTGATACTGCTGGTCGTTTGGCTATAGATGAAAAGCTAATGCAAGAAATTCAAGATATAAAAAACATAGTAAATCCACATGAAATTTTTTATGTTGCTGATGCTATGAGTGGTCAAGATGGTGTAAAATCAGCATCTAAATTTAACGAAGTTTTAAATATTAGTGGTGTTATACTGTCTAAATTTGACTCTGATTCTAAGGGTGGTGTTGCTATAAGTGTTGCAAAACAGCTTCAAATCCCACTAAGATTTGTTGGTGTTGGTGAAAAAGTATCCGACCTAGAAAGCTTTATCCCAGATAGAATCGTAAGTAGGATCATGGGTGAGGGCGACTTAGCTACACTTGTTGAGAAAACTAGCACGATTATAGATGAAAAAGAGGCAAAAAGATTAAGCCAGAAGATTAAAAAAGGTCGGTTTAACTTCAATGATTTTTTAGATCAGATGGAAAGTGTAAAAAAACTAGGCTCTATGAAATCACTTTTAGGTATGATACCTGGAATGTCAAATATGGCAAATCAGATAAAAGATATAGACCTTGAAAACTCAAAAGAGATACTACACATAAGAGCTATGATAAACTCAATGACAAAAAAAGAGAGAGAAAATCCTGATTTGTTAAATAACAGTAGAAAAAGGCGTTTAGCTGCTGGTTCTGGGCTTTCTCAGGTGGAAGTAAATCGCTTTTTAAAACAGTTTGAAAATGCATCTAAACTAGCTAAGAAATTTTCAGGCAAGGGTGGTGCAAAAGGACTTGCAAATATGCTAGCCCAAGCTAATCTAAAAAGACCTGTTTAA
- the rpsP gene encoding 30S ribosomal protein S16, with protein MATVVRLTRMGRKKRPFYRVVVTDSRKRRDSGWIESIGYYNPMVEPEVININEERLAYWKSVGAKLSDRVAQITKK; from the coding sequence ATGGCAACAGTTGTAAGACTAACTAGAATGGGAAGAAAGAAAAGACCATTTTACCGTGTAGTTGTGACAGATAGCAGAAAAAGACGTGATAGTGGCTGGATAGAGAGCATAGGTTATTATAACCCTATGGTTGAGCCTGAAGTTATAAATATAAACGAAGAAAGACTTGCTTATTGGAAAAGCGTAGGTGCTAAACTTAGCGATAGAGTTGCACAAATAACTAAAAAATAA
- a CDS encoding KH domain-containing protein, which yields MVENFLYEYAKLIADYPDKITVEKKNLDNDFCEIIVHADKVDTGKLIGKDGRMINAIKTVIIGCKAKDPTSYRITVKPLGE from the coding sequence ATGGTTGAAAATTTTTTATACGAATATGCTAAACTTATAGCGGATTATCCTGACAAGATAACCGTTGAGAAAAAAAATCTCGATAATGATTTTTGCGAGATTATAGTTCATGCAGATAAAGTTGATACCGGTAAACTTATTGGCAAAGATGGTAGGATGATAAATGCTATAAAAACCGTTATAATAGGTTGTAAGGCAAAAGATCCAACAAGTTATAGAATAACGGTAAAACCACTTGGAGAATGA
- the rimM gene encoding ribosome maturation factor RimM (Essential for efficient processing of 16S rRNA) — MENDFLEVATLGRSVGLKGYVKLYNKSDFPEQFKKNAKFFDKDGKEFILKDFNKINSSALFFGFEDIELAKELTNKILYTTKELTRKTCKLKKDEFFYFDILSLAVVEDDEELGVVVDIQDISKDRLLEVRTDKILVDAGLPKTFFIPYIDNFILNVDLSQKTIYVKNSRAILENS; from the coding sequence TTGGAGAATGATTTTTTAGAAGTCGCTACACTTGGAAGAAGTGTCGGGCTAAAAGGCTATGTAAAGCTTTATAACAAGAGCGACTTTCCTGAACAGTTTAAAAAAAATGCAAAATTTTTTGATAAAGATGGCAAAGAATTTATTTTAAAAGATTTTAATAAAATAAATTCTAGTGCGCTTTTTTTTGGTTTTGAAGATATAGAACTAGCAAAAGAACTTACAAATAAAATTCTATATACAACAAAAGAACTCACAAGAAAGACATGTAAGCTTAAAAAAGATGAGTTTTTTTATTTTGATATATTATCACTTGCTGTAGTTGAAGATGATGAAGAACTAGGTGTTGTTGTGGATATACAAGATATTTCCAAGGATAGACTTCTTGAAGTTAGAACGGATAAAATTTTAGTCGATGCTGGACTTCCTAAGACATTTTTTATCCCATATATTGATAATTTTATCTTAAATGTTGATTTGTCACAAAAAACTATTTATGTTAAAAACTCAAGAGCAATACTTGAAAATTCATGA